Proteins encoded together in one Stutzerimonas stutzeri window:
- a CDS encoding MotA/TolQ/ExbB proton channel family protein encodes MSRLFSLFLVALLPLTSHAAEPLSPDQLLERIRSDRAAEVSAMQTREQAFVRDRGEQQQLLSRARAALAEQKAEAERLKAEFDRQEAELAEQEKLLAQRVGHLGELFGVVRQSAGDIAGQWQDSLLNAQYPERLKQLRSLAESRALPSADDLDAFWMTLLEDLAASGRVERVQLPVVGTDGARSEQPVLRVGSFSAFTSDAFLRYDADAGELLVPPRQPSGTGLIEDYLKSSDALATLPVDPSRGTLLAQLQRQPDLWDRVKQGGLVGGVILVLGAIGLLLAIWRMVYLGGIGRKVGSQMRELNHPRDDNPLGRIIGVLGPKPQLSDLETLELKLDEAILQETPPLERGQPLLKLLAAVAPLLGLLGTVTGMIITFQAITQSGGGDSRLMADGISQALVTTVLGLVVAIPLLFLHSLLASRSKALIQLLEQQSAGLIALHLSGAPRRD; translated from the coding sequence ATGAGCCGTCTGTTTTCCCTGTTCCTTGTCGCGCTGCTGCCGCTCACCTCTCATGCGGCGGAGCCGCTCAGTCCCGACCAGCTGCTCGAGCGCATTCGCAGCGACCGCGCGGCCGAGGTCAGCGCCATGCAGACCCGCGAGCAGGCCTTCGTGCGTGACCGTGGCGAGCAGCAGCAACTGCTGTCACGCGCACGGGCCGCCCTCGCCGAGCAGAAGGCCGAGGCCGAGCGGCTGAAGGCTGAATTCGACCGCCAGGAAGCGGAGCTGGCCGAGCAGGAAAAGCTGCTGGCACAGCGTGTCGGTCATCTCGGCGAGCTGTTCGGCGTGGTGCGGCAGAGTGCCGGTGATATCGCCGGCCAGTGGCAGGATAGCCTGCTCAATGCCCAGTATCCCGAGCGACTCAAGCAGCTGCGCAGCCTGGCCGAAAGTCGTGCCTTGCCATCAGCCGATGACCTCGATGCCTTCTGGATGACCCTCCTCGAAGACCTGGCGGCCAGCGGCCGCGTCGAGCGCGTGCAACTTCCGGTGGTGGGCACCGACGGTGCGCGCAGCGAGCAGCCGGTACTGCGTGTCGGCAGCTTCTCCGCCTTTACCAGCGACGCCTTCCTGCGCTACGACGCTGATGCCGGGGAGCTGCTGGTGCCGCCGCGTCAGCCTTCCGGCACGGGCCTGATCGAGGATTACCTGAAAAGCTCCGATGCCCTGGCCACGCTGCCTGTCGACCCGAGCCGGGGTACCCTGCTGGCGCAGTTGCAGCGCCAGCCGGACCTGTGGGATCGAGTCAAGCAGGGCGGTCTGGTCGGTGGCGTGATCCTGGTGCTCGGCGCCATCGGTCTGCTGCTGGCGATCTGGCGCATGGTCTATCTCGGTGGCATTGGCCGCAAGGTTGGAAGTCAGATGCGCGAGCTCAATCATCCGCGCGACGACAACCCGCTCGGCCGCATCATCGGCGTGCTGGGGCCCAAGCCGCAGCTGTCGGACCTGGAGACGCTGGAGCTCAAGCTGGACGAAGCCATCCTGCAGGAAACCCCGCCGCTGGAGCGTGGCCAACCGCTACTCAAGCTGCTCGCCGCCGTGGCGCCGCTGCTCGGCCTGCTGGGTACCGTGACCGGCATGATCATCACCTTCCAGGCCATCACCCAGAGTGGTGGCGGCGATTCGCGGCTGATGGCCGACGGCATTTCCCAGGCGCTGGTGACTACAGTGCTGGGCCTGGTGGTGGCGATTCCGCTGCTGTTCCTGCACAGCCTGTTGGCCAGCCGCAGCAAGGCGCTGATCCAGCTGCTGGAGCAGCAGAGCGCCGGGCTGATCGCGCTGCATCTGTCCGGAGCACCGCGCCGTGACTGA
- a CDS encoding DUF3450 domain-containing protein, producing MPSFIPRLLAVAVLPCCLHLYAGSLSAAPLDAALDESERLSAEAKASQARIDQLDDATREMLTEYRNALQQTEALKAYNKQLQELTAAQRKELVGFQRQLDSIERTQEAVTPQMSRMVEVLGEFIAADLPFLPEERADRLAGLQDLLPRADVSLAEKYRRILEAYQIESDYGRTLEAWRGELPGNGDSRSVEFLRLGRVMLYYQTLDAHESGWWNPQTRSWEVLDGSARRPLTQAIAIARQQQAPAYLQLPVKTLAEEAAQ from the coding sequence ATGCCTTCCTTCATCCCCCGCCTGTTGGCGGTTGCCGTGCTGCCGTGCTGCCTGCACCTGTATGCCGGGTCGCTCTCCGCGGCCCCGCTGGACGCTGCGCTCGATGAGAGCGAGCGCCTGTCTGCCGAAGCCAAGGCTTCGCAAGCGCGGATCGATCAGCTCGACGACGCCACGCGCGAGATGCTCACCGAGTACCGCAACGCGCTGCAGCAGACCGAAGCCCTGAAGGCCTACAACAAGCAGCTGCAGGAATTGACCGCTGCGCAGCGCAAGGAACTGGTGGGCTTCCAGCGCCAGCTGGACAGCATCGAGCGCACCCAGGAAGCGGTAACGCCGCAAATGAGTCGCATGGTCGAGGTGCTCGGCGAGTTCATCGCAGCCGACTTGCCGTTCCTGCCCGAGGAGCGCGCTGATCGCCTGGCCGGCCTGCAGGACCTGCTGCCGCGTGCCGACGTCAGTCTGGCGGAGAAGTACCGGCGCATCCTCGAGGCCTATCAGATCGAAAGCGACTACGGCCGCACACTGGAAGCCTGGCGCGGCGAACTGCCGGGCAATGGCGATTCGCGTAGCGTCGAGTTCCTCCGTCTGGGCCGGGTGATGCTCTATTACCAGACCCTCGATGCCCACGAGAGCGGCTGGTGGAACCCGCAGACGCGCAGCTGGGAAGTGCTCGATGGCAGCGCCCGACGGCCGCTGACCCAGGCCATCGCCATTGCCCGCCAGCAGCAGGCGCCCGCATATCTGCAACTGCCCGTGAAGACCCTGGCCGAGGAGGCCGCGCAATGA
- a CDS encoding DUF2796 domain-containing protein, protein MELTMRHLLLAVPVLLLPLSYSQAHEDHHHEHEEAASLGAHEHGAARLNAALDGKRLELEFISPAMNLVGFEHAPATPADEAKIAEARSQLEQPAALFGLPTAAGCSVSEQHLHGELLGSAHAGYQRRDQDDDHQHEHSHAAAEEHGGHSDIEASYQFDCSNPGALQALDLKGLFERFPGTEKIQVQLIGPNGQQGAELTPARTQLPF, encoded by the coding sequence TTACTGCTCGCCGTACCCGTGCTTCTGTTGCCCCTGAGCTACAGCCAAGCACATGAAGATCATCATCACGAACATGAAGAAGCTGCCAGCCTCGGCGCCCACGAACATGGTGCGGCTCGCCTGAATGCCGCGCTGGATGGCAAGCGTCTAGAACTGGAGTTCATCAGCCCGGCCATGAACCTGGTCGGCTTCGAACACGCACCTGCCACGCCAGCGGACGAAGCGAAGATTGCCGAGGCGCGGAGCCAGCTGGAGCAACCGGCAGCGTTGTTCGGCCTGCCGACGGCCGCCGGCTGCTCGGTCAGCGAGCAGCACCTGCATGGCGAACTGCTCGGTTCGGCTCACGCCGGTTACCAGCGCCGCGACCAGGACGATGACCACCAGCACGAACACAGCCATGCCGCCGCAGAGGAACACGGCGGCCACAGTGATATCGAGGCAAGCTACCAGTTCGATTGCAGCAATCCGGGGGCGCTCCAGGCGCTGGATCTCAAGGGCCTGTTCGAACGATTCCCCGGCACGGAGAAGATTCAGGTACAACTGATCGGCCCCAACGGCCAACAGGGCGCGGAACTGACCCCGGCGCGCACGCAGCTGCCTTTCTGA
- a CDS encoding DUF3299 domain-containing protein — protein MPRLLFALLLACALPLHAAEVRLLQWSELIPEGAPPPPPPLAIHDMSQLADALAAEAGPAAAQQSPAAPVVEALDGQMVKLPGYIVPLDMTDEGRVIEFLLVPYFGACIHVPPPPSNQIVHATSELGVRVEALYEPFWIEGPMRVEHASSELAEAGYRMQAQKIYPYELQ, from the coding sequence ATGCCACGCCTGCTGTTCGCCCTGCTCCTGGCCTGCGCGCTGCCCCTGCACGCGGCTGAAGTCCGTCTGCTGCAATGGTCGGAGCTGATTCCGGAAGGAGCCCCTCCGCCGCCACCGCCGCTGGCGATACATGACATGTCGCAGCTGGCCGATGCGCTCGCCGCCGAGGCCGGCCCGGCCGCGGCACAGCAGTCGCCGGCCGCGCCGGTGGTCGAGGCGCTCGATGGGCAGATGGTGAAATTGCCAGGCTATATCGTGCCGCTGGACATGACCGACGAAGGGCGCGTCATTGAGTTCCTGCTGGTGCCCTATTTCGGCGCCTGCATCCATGTGCCACCACCGCCGTCCAACCAGATCGTGCATGCCACCAGTGAACTGGGCGTGCGGGTAGAAGCGCTGTACGAGCCGTTCTGGATCGAAGGGCCCATGCGCGTCGAGCATGCCAGCAGCGAGCTGGCAGAGGCCGGCTACCGCATGCAGGCGCAGAAGATCTATCCCTACGAGTTGCAGTGA
- a CDS encoding MotA/TolQ/ExbB proton channel family protein, with protein sequence MTDLRAHWLSVVDSGHALLDFMTAGGVVMWALAGLCVLYWTLVFERLWFMRRVFPHWVESRRQAWAQLADEPGSWQRAVRLAWLAQAQQQLSGPLRLSKTLVAMYPLLGLLGTVSGMIAVFDVLALSGTGNPRGMAAGVWQATLPTMAGMVLAITGLFSLARLERIARQSLDRLADQLRHD encoded by the coding sequence GTGACTGATCTGCGCGCTCACTGGCTGAGTGTTGTCGACAGCGGTCACGCGCTGCTCGACTTCATGACCGCGGGTGGGGTGGTGATGTGGGCATTGGCCGGCCTGTGCGTGCTGTATTGGACGCTGGTGTTCGAGCGCCTGTGGTTCATGCGTCGGGTCTTCCCGCATTGGGTCGAGTCGCGCCGGCAGGCCTGGGCGCAGCTGGCCGATGAGCCCGGCAGCTGGCAGCGCGCCGTGCGCCTGGCCTGGCTGGCGCAGGCACAGCAGCAGCTGTCCGGCCCGCTGCGGTTGAGCAAGACGCTGGTTGCGATGTATCCGCTGCTCGGCCTGCTGGGCACGGTCAGCGGCATGATCGCGGTTTTCGATGTGCTGGCGCTCAGCGGCACCGGCAACCCTCGCGGCATGGCTGCGGGCGTCTGGCAGGCGACCCTGCCGACCATGGCCGGCATGGTGCTGGCCATCACGGGATTGTTCAGTCTGGCGCGCCTCGAGCGAATCGCGCGCCAGTCTCTCGACCGGCTGGCCGACCAGCTGCGTCACGATTGA
- a CDS encoding energy transducer TonB, whose protein sequence is MQPRLVRFSLAFVAACVVALLLFALMLSMVNPPRSKIQEDPLAIANFVRMDGRNEDSVTRTRQQAPQPPQPKTPQPPTPPTPNMATPDANLPKLDLDLPSIDAGISVATAPAPSLTGLTAAQSTPAAAPAPASAAVEAAGKPGGPEQEVMPLNDVRPEYPYRARQQGIEGHIKLAFTINPQGRVENIRVLEASPRNVFDREARRAAARWRFAPRTENGAPVSREAVKTLHFRLQGER, encoded by the coding sequence ATGCAACCGCGGCTGGTCCGTTTCAGTCTGGCTTTTGTCGCCGCCTGCGTGGTGGCGCTGCTGCTGTTCGCCCTGATGCTGAGCATGGTCAATCCACCGCGCAGCAAGATTCAGGAAGACCCGCTGGCCATCGCCAATTTCGTGCGTATGGATGGACGCAACGAAGACAGCGTCACGCGCACTCGCCAGCAGGCGCCGCAACCGCCACAGCCGAAGACGCCGCAACCGCCGACGCCGCCGACGCCGAACATGGCCACGCCGGATGCCAACCTGCCGAAGCTCGACCTCGATCTGCCGAGCATCGATGCGGGCATTTCGGTTGCGACCGCGCCGGCGCCCAGCCTGACCGGCCTGACCGCTGCGCAGAGCACGCCTGCGGCCGCTCCGGCACCGGCTAGCGCGGCGGTCGAGGCGGCTGGCAAGCCGGGTGGCCCCGAGCAGGAAGTCATGCCGCTCAACGACGTGCGTCCGGAGTATCCCTATCGAGCACGGCAGCAGGGCATCGAGGGCCATATCAAGCTTGCCTTCACCATCAATCCCCAGGGGCGGGTGGAGAACATCCGCGTACTGGAGGCGTCACCACGCAACGTGTTCGATCGCGAGGCCCGGCGTGCTGCGGCCCGCTGGCGTTTCGCCCCGCGTACCGAGAACGGCGCGCCGGTATCCCGAGAAGCCGTTAAAACCCTGCACTTCCGCCTGCAAGGAGAACGCTGA
- a CDS encoding tetratricopeptide repeat protein, whose product MLRLLLVLTLFLAASVQAAQAIDPAVFMALERAQTAQSKGDYAAARKALDGASAKPGSNEEALLWRSRGYLAWAEGNNRQALEWLDKAVASGKLDEQLLAGERLNLARLNLVEGRYAKVVSLLGSANQADEEILQMLVQAYQGLGQHAKALPLAERYVQANPKAGDTWLQFLVAGNAELKRYQAAERWQQQLLLRHPDQVKAWRQLAGLQQLAGAEDRALATLRAAHTKGLRFTEAELDNLVALASAAGQPWQGAKLLEGMLASRLLPSNAQRQERMGMLWWQARERTEAAKIYRQLATQTGSAKFWMNVAQLELEQARWQAGLEALKQAERAGAERRWVREWREWAEGELSFERERQVASVR is encoded by the coding sequence ATGCTTCGTCTGCTGCTTGTGCTGACCCTTTTCCTCGCTGCTTCGGTCCAGGCTGCCCAGGCCATCGACCCGGCCGTGTTCATGGCGCTCGAGCGAGCGCAGACCGCGCAGAGCAAGGGCGACTATGCGGCTGCACGCAAGGCGCTGGACGGCGCGAGCGCCAAGCCGGGGAGCAACGAAGAGGCTTTGCTCTGGCGCAGCCGAGGCTATCTGGCCTGGGCCGAAGGCAACAACCGGCAGGCGCTGGAGTGGCTGGACAAGGCCGTGGCCAGCGGCAAGCTGGACGAGCAACTGCTGGCCGGCGAGCGCCTCAATCTGGCACGCTTGAACCTGGTCGAGGGGCGCTATGCCAAGGTCGTCAGCCTGCTGGGCTCGGCCAATCAGGCCGACGAGGAGATCCTGCAGATGCTGGTGCAGGCCTATCAGGGGCTCGGTCAGCATGCCAAGGCCCTGCCGCTGGCCGAACGTTACGTGCAGGCCAATCCGAAAGCCGGCGACACCTGGCTGCAGTTCCTGGTCGCCGGCAATGCCGAACTCAAACGCTATCAGGCCGCCGAACGCTGGCAACAGCAACTCTTGCTGCGCCATCCCGATCAGGTCAAGGCCTGGCGGCAGCTCGCCGGCCTTCAGCAGCTGGCCGGTGCCGAGGATCGCGCGCTGGCTACCCTACGGGCGGCGCACACCAAGGGGCTGCGCTTCACTGAGGCCGAGCTGGACAACCTGGTCGCGCTGGCCAGTGCCGCCGGCCAGCCCTGGCAGGGCGCCAAGCTGTTGGAGGGCATGCTTGCCTCGCGCTTGCTGCCGAGCAATGCGCAACGTCAGGAACGCATGGGCATGCTCTGGTGGCAGGCACGTGAGCGTACCGAAGCCGCCAAGATCTATCGGCAGTTGGCGACCCAGACCGGCAGTGCCAAGTTCTGGATGAATGTCGCACAGCTCGAACTGGAACAGGCCCGCTGGCAGGCCGGGCTCGAAGCGCTGAAACAGGCGGAGCGAGCCGGAGCGGAGCGTCGCTGGGTGCGCGAGTGGCGGGAGTGGGCTGAAGGCGAGCTCAGCTTCGAGCGCGAACGGCAGGTCGCCAGCGTCCGCTGA
- a CDS encoding ABC transporter ATP-binding protein has protein sequence MTAPLLAIDNLGFAWPRQAELLDIPCFRLERGESLFLKGPSGSGKTTLLGLIGGVQKAARGSVRLLDRDLGSLSAGARDRFRVDHTGYIFQQFNLLPFLSVRENVGLPCHFSRLRAERARKRHGSTDAAAASLLEHLGLAPELFERRADALSIGQQQRVAAARALIGQPELVIADEPTSALDADSREAFLKLLFSECRAAGASLLFVSHDQSLAPLFDRSLSLADLNRAARAPEC, from the coding sequence ATGACCGCTCCACTTCTCGCAATCGACAACCTCGGCTTCGCCTGGCCACGCCAGGCCGAGCTGCTGGACATCCCCTGCTTTCGCCTCGAGCGCGGCGAGAGCCTGTTTCTCAAAGGCCCCTCGGGCAGCGGCAAGACCACCCTGCTCGGTCTGATCGGCGGCGTGCAAAAGGCCGCGCGCGGCAGCGTGCGCCTGCTCGACCGTGACCTCGGCAGCCTGTCGGCGGGCGCCCGTGATCGCTTCCGGGTCGATCACACCGGCTACATCTTTCAGCAGTTCAACCTGCTGCCCTTTCTCTCGGTGCGTGAAAACGTCGGTCTGCCCTGCCATTTTTCGCGGCTACGTGCCGAACGTGCGCGCAAGCGGCACGGCAGCACGGACGCCGCCGCGGCCAGCCTGCTGGAGCACCTGGGGCTGGCACCGGAGCTGTTCGAGCGGCGGGCCGATGCGCTCTCCATCGGCCAGCAGCAGCGCGTGGCTGCCGCCCGAGCGCTGATCGGCCAGCCCGAGCTGGTCATCGCCGACGAGCCGACCTCGGCACTGGATGCGGACAGCCGCGAAGCCTTCCTGAAACTGCTGTTTTCCGAGTGCCGGGCGGCGGGCGCCAGCCTGCTGTTCGTCAGCCATGATCAAAGCCTCGCACCGCTGTTCGACCGCAGCCTGTCGCTGGCCGATCTCAATCGCGCCGCACGCGCGCCGGAGTGCTGA
- a CDS encoding ExbD/TolR family protein, with translation MRMRRHHYQQEEDTGIDLTPMLDVVFIMLIFFIVTSSFIKESGVEVQRPQADTASTQDKGNILIAVTADGQVWIDKQAVDVRSVRAHVERMRVDQPEGAVVVQADQDARTGLVVQVMDQARQAGVQDVALAASTGSR, from the coding sequence ATGCGTATGCGTCGTCACCATTACCAGCAGGAAGAAGACACCGGTATCGATCTCACGCCGATGCTCGACGTGGTCTTCATCATGCTGATCTTCTTCATCGTCACCAGCTCCTTCATCAAGGAGTCGGGTGTCGAGGTCCAGCGCCCGCAGGCCGATACCGCGAGCACGCAGGACAAGGGCAACATCCTTATCGCCGTCACCGCCGATGGGCAGGTCTGGATCGACAAGCAGGCGGTGGACGTGCGCAGCGTCCGCGCCCATGTCGAGCGGATGCGGGTGGATCAGCCCGAGGGCGCGGTGGTTGTCCAGGCAGACCAGGATGCCCGCACCGGCCTTGTGGTGCAGGTGATGGACCAGGCGCGCCAGGCCGGCGTGCAGGACGTGGCGCTGGCTGCCAGCACGGGGTCGCGCTGA
- a CDS encoding ABC transporter permease, whose translation MYLLRLALASLNNRRFTALLTVFAIALSVCLLLAVERVRSETRASFASTISGTDLVVGARSGSVNLLLYSVFRIGNATNNIRWESYQHFAEHPRVDWAIPISLGDSHRGYRVMGTSSAYFEHYRYGRKQQLQLAEGRAFESDPFEVVLGAEVASALGYRLDDSIVLAHGTARVSLVQHDDKPFRVVGVLQRTGTPVDRTLHISLAGMEALHIDWQNGMPARGAARIDAEQARGLDLQPQQITAFLLGLNSKVATFTLQREINQYRGEPLLAILPGVALQELWSLMGTAEKALFVVSLFVVLTGLIGMLTAILTSLNERRREMAILRSVGARPWHIAALLIIEAFGLALAGTLLGLALLYAGIAIAQAPLQSLYGLYLPLAWPSAYEWSLLGAILLAALLMGSVPAWRAYRQSLADGLSIRL comes from the coding sequence ATGTATCTACTGCGCCTGGCCCTGGCGAGCCTTAACAATCGCCGCTTTACCGCCCTGTTGACCGTATTCGCCATCGCGCTGTCAGTGTGCCTGCTGCTCGCCGTCGAACGGGTACGCAGCGAAACCCGCGCCAGCTTCGCCAGCACCATCAGCGGCACCGATCTGGTGGTCGGCGCCCGCTCCGGCTCGGTGAATCTGCTGCTCTATTCGGTGTTTCGCATCGGTAACGCGACGAACAACATCCGCTGGGAAAGCTACCAGCACTTCGCCGAACACCCGCGTGTCGACTGGGCAATCCCGATTTCCCTCGGCGATTCCCATCGTGGTTATCGAGTGATGGGCACCAGCAGCGCCTATTTCGAGCATTACCGCTACGGCCGCAAGCAGCAGCTGCAGCTGGCCGAAGGCCGCGCCTTCGAAAGCGACCCGTTCGAGGTAGTACTGGGCGCCGAAGTGGCCAGCGCGCTGGGCTACCGGCTCGACGACAGTATCGTGCTGGCCCATGGCACCGCTCGGGTCAGCCTGGTGCAGCACGACGACAAGCCGTTCCGCGTGGTTGGCGTGCTGCAGCGCACCGGCACTCCTGTCGACCGCACCCTGCACATCAGCCTGGCCGGCATGGAAGCGCTGCACATCGACTGGCAGAACGGCATGCCGGCGCGCGGCGCCGCACGCATCGACGCCGAGCAAGCGCGTGGCCTAGATCTTCAGCCACAGCAGATCACGGCGTTCCTGCTCGGCTTGAACAGCAAGGTCGCCACGTTCACCCTGCAACGGGAAATCAACCAGTACCGCGGCGAACCGCTGCTGGCGATCCTGCCCGGCGTTGCCCTGCAGGAACTCTGGAGCCTGATGGGCACAGCCGAGAAGGCGCTGTTCGTGGTCTCGCTATTCGTCGTGCTGACCGGGCTGATCGGCATGCTGACGGCGATCCTCACCAGCCTCAACGAACGTCGCCGGGAGATGGCGATCCTGCGCTCAGTGGGTGCTCGCCCCTGGCATATCGCCGCGCTGTTGATCATCGAGGCCTTCGGTCTGGCGCTGGCGGGCACGCTGCTGGGGCTGGCCCTGTTGTATGCAGGGATCGCCATCGCACAGGCGCCGCTGCAGAGCCTGTACGGCCTGTATCTGCCGCTGGCCTGGCCGAGCGCCTATGAGTGGAGCCTGCTTGGCGCTATCCTGCTGGCCGCGCTGCTGATGGGCAGCGTGCCGGCCTGGCGGGCGTATCGCCAATCGCTTGCCGATGGCCTGTCGATCCGACTATGA